Proteins co-encoded in one Pristiophorus japonicus isolate sPriJap1 chromosome 30, sPriJap1.hap1, whole genome shotgun sequence genomic window:
- the LOC139240131 gene encoding mucin-1-like, which translates to MDPRRQFSALLLLGLWLGASESAQSVQTTVTTARSTGENVSSTISGTASSNVTSRTIPNATTVTQPPSSSANATTPSANVTGTSPSVNVTGTSPSVNVTGTSPSVNVTGTSPSVNVTGTSPSVNGTGTSPSVNVTGTSPSVNVTGTSPSVNVTGTSPSANVTGTSPSANVTGTSPSVNVTGTSPSVNVTGTSPSVNVTSPSPNATSPLANVTVTSPSVNITGTSPSANITVTTTSPSVNVTSPSANATSPSANVTVTTTSPSVNVTSPSANATSPSANVTVTTTSPSVNATSPSVNVSATSPSVNVTATSPSVNVTSPSVNVTATSPSVNVTATSPSVNVTSPSVNVTATSPSVNVTSPSVNVTATSPSVNVTSPSVNVTATSPSVNVTSPSVNVTATSPSVNVTSPSVNATSPSVNVTATSPSVNVTSPSVNVTATSPSVNVTATSPSVNVTATSPSVNVTSPSVNVTATSPSVNVTSPSVNVTSPSVNVTATSPSANVTASPPSVNVTATSPSVNVTATSPLVNATSPSVNATSPSPNTTTPSVNTTSSSVNVTATSPSVNTTSPSANITVTSPSVNTTSSSVNATTPSLNTTTPSVNTTSPSANITITSPSANATATSPLVTAPSATTSSPSVNATTAGLNITSTMTPGNAGTTINMTTSVIGQSTTTSPMGSTVVSNMTSTAFTNTTVTTPSTMTVISPSVNSTASTTVTQATTQEHANVTSLSPASLPTSTALTNHSSVTQYPSNTTPSANTAPGSTTSNVSMNTMKPNNTTVSTVVTITKTTTKTPTATAAPTSNFNVSIRITNKIFNSSLENPTSKEFKHLRDQVVQAMDDAFNCSACQLHTLYLGSEVLQFSQGSVVATTKSTFKPASSLNSDTVQEAFTNALTDGEVNKLKINDVKVTALQSSTSTAATTTTAPIVPGWGIALLVLASIILLILIIIFLLIIIYLCRRRSYGQFEVFGSRGSYYPMADRNDYPVYLSHSRFTAPNGKQNPYNQMSGNGKNTYSYTNHAAESDNL; encoded by the exons TGACAACAGCGAGGAGCACTGGTGAAAATGTTTCATCAACTATTTCAGGCACTGCTTCTTCCAATGTGACATCTCGTACTATACCCAATGCAACTACCGTAACACAGCCACCCTCCTCATCGGCAAACGCCACCACCCCCTCGGCGAATGTCACCGGCACCTCCCCCTCGGTGAACGTCACCGGCACCTCCCCCTCGGTGAACGTCACCGGCACTTCCCCCTCAGTGAATGTCACCGGCACCTCCCCCTCGGTGAACGTCACCGGCACTTCCCCCTCAGTGAACGGCACCGGCACCTCCCCCTCGGTGAATGTCACCGGCACCTCCCCCTCGGTGAATGTCACCGGCACCTCCCCCTCAGTGAACGTCACCGGCACCTCCCCCTCGGCGAATGTCACCGGCACCTCCCCCTCGGCGAATGTCACCGGCACCTCCCCCTCGGTGAACGTCACCGGCACTTCCCCCTCGGTGAATGTCACCGGCACCTCCCCCTCGGTGAACGTCACCTCCCCCTCGCCAAACGCTACCTCCCCCTTGGCAAACGTCACCGTCACCTCCCCCTCGGTGAACATCACCGGCACTTCCCCCTCTGCAAACATCACCGTCACCACCACCTCTCCCTCGGTGAACGTCACCTCCCCCTCGGCAAACGCCACCTCCCCCTCGGCAAACGTCACCGTCACCACCACCTCTCCCTCGGTGAACGTCACCTCCCCCTCGGCAAACGCCACCTCCCCCTCGGCAAACGTCACCGTCACCACCACCTCCCCCTCGGTAAATGCCACCTCCCCCTCGGTGAATGTCAGCGCCACCTCTCCCTCGGTGAATGTCACCGCCACCTCTCCCTCGGTGAATGTCACCTCTCCCTCGGTAAATGTCACCGCCACCTCTCCCTCGGTGAATGTCACCGCCACCTCTCCCTCGGTGAATGTCACCTCTCCCTCGGTAAATGTCACCGCCACCTCCCCCTCGGTGAATGTCACCTCTCCCTCGGTAAATGTCACCGCCACCTCTCCCTCGGTGAATGTCACCTCTCCCTCGGTGAATGTCACCGCCACCTCCCCCTCGGTAAATGTCACCTCTCCCTCGGTAAATGTCACCGCCACCTCCCCCTCGGTAAATGTCACCTCTCCCTCGGTAAATGCCACCTCCCCCTCGGTGAATGTTACCGCCACCTCCCCCTCGGTGAATGTCACCTCTCCCTCGGTAAATGTCACCGCCACCTCCCCCTCGGTGAATGTCACCGCCACCTCCCCCTCGGTGAATGTCACTGCCACCTCCCCCTCGGTAAATGTCACCTCTCCCTCGGTAAATGTCACCGCCACCTCCCCCTCGGTGAATGTCACCTCTCCCTCGGTGAATGTCACCTCTCCCTCGGTAAATGTCACCGCCACTTCTCCCTCGGCGAATgtcaccgcctcccccccctcggTAAATGTCACCGCCACCTCCCCCTCGGTAAATGTCACCGCCACCTCCCCCTTGGTAAATGCCACCTCCCCCTCGGTAAATGCCACCTCCCCCTCTCCGAACACCACCACCCCCTCGGTGAACACCACCTCCTCCTCGGTAAATGTCACCGCCACCTCCCCCTCGGTGAACACCACCTCCCCCTCGGCAAACATCACCGTCACCTCCCCCTCGGTGAATACCACCTCCTCCTCGGTAAATGCCACCACCCCCTCTCTGAACACCACCACCCCCTCGGTGAACACCACCTCCCCCTCGGCAAACATCACCATCACCTCCCCCTCGGCGAATGCCACTGCCACCTCGCCTTTGGTTACTGCGCCCTCAGCGACCACGTCCTCCCCCTCGGTGAATGCCACGACAGCTGGTTTAAACATCACAAGCACGATGACGCCAGGCAATGCTGGGACAACAATTAACATGACAACCAGTGTGATTGGTCAGTCTACAACCACTTCGCCGATGGGTTCCACAGTTGTTTCGAATATGACCAGCACAGCTTTCACCAATACAACTGTAACAACCCCCAGCACCATGACTGTTATTTCTCCTTCGGTAAACTCTACTGCTTCTACAACAGTGACACAGGCAACCACACAAGAGCATGCCAATGTCACCAGCTTGAGCCCTGCATCACTGCCAACCAGCACTGCCTTGACCAACCACTCTTCAGTCACCCAGTACCCCAGCAACACCACTCCAAGTGCCAATACAGCACCTGGCAGCACAACCAGTAACGTGTCCATGAACACCATGAAACCGAACAACACCACAGTGTCCACTGTGGTTACAATCACAAAAACCACTACCAAGACGCCCACTGCCACGGCAGCCCCAACATCCAACTTCAATGTATCTATTCGCATTACCAACAAGATTTTTAACTCCAGTCTGGAGAATCCAACCTCGAAAGAGTTCAAGCATTTGCGTGATCAAGTTGTTCAAGCG ATGGACGATGCTTTTAATTGTTCTGCGTGCCAGCTCCACACATTGTACCTGGGCTCCGAGGTTCTGCAGTTCAG cCAAGGGTCAGTTGTTGCTACAACTAAATCTACCTTCAAACCAGCGAGCTCTCTAAACTCGGACACTGTTCAGGAAGCGTTTACTAACGCATTGACGGACGGTGAGGTCAACAAACTGAAGATCAATGATGTAAAAG TGACTGCGTTGCAATCGAGCACCAGTACGGCCGCGACAACAACCACAGCTCCTATTGTACCTGGCTGGGGCATTGCACTTCTGGTCCTTGCCAGCATCATCCTCCtgatcctcatcatcatcttcctctTGATC ATCATTTACTTATGTCGCCGCAGAAGTTATGGGCAGTTCGAAGTGTTTGGTTCCCGAGGGTCCTACTACCCAATGGCAGATCGCAATGATTATCCGGTGTACTTGTCTCATAGCAGATTCACAGCACCCAATGGCAAGCAGAACCCCTACAACCAG ATGTCTGGGAATGGAAAGAACACGTACTCGTACACCAATCATGCTGCAGAATCTGACAACTTGTGA